Proteins from a genomic interval of Thermoanaerobaculia bacterium:
- a CDS encoding right-handed parallel beta-helix repeat-containing protein: MLATAVALASAAAAPASEFFAAPDGTPSGDGSRRRPWDLATALAQPARVHPGDTVLLLAGVYRGEFRAALRGRPGAPVVVRAAPSARATIDGTLKISGHDAWYRDFEVTSSAALRVSRQEGPYPTDVPRGILETEETGATGAGLKLIDLVAHDLASVALWKEAIDLEVSGCLVYYNGWTAPDRGHGHGIYVQNVVGTKRIVDNVIFENFDNGIQAYGSAKAGLDNLDIEGNTIFENGTPVGDPANNILVGGGRVAANTRIVGNLLWYSGGRGTQINLGYDPYGRGVDRAVVRDNVVVNGEVRMNPKNGVVDFSGNTVFASLANLDAGRFPGNRYVRQPIGSAVFVRPDRYEKGRAIVTVFNADRRPAAVVDLSAVLRGGDRFEIRNAQDFYGTPVAAGVYRGAGVNVPLRAFPPARPVGWKTPPGTGPEFNVFVVTSATTAAAHQRAASGAGR, encoded by the coding sequence GTGCTCGCCACGGCCGTGGCGCTCGCGTCCGCCGCGGCGGCGCCGGCTTCCGAGTTCTTCGCCGCGCCGGACGGAACTCCGTCGGGCGACGGGAGTCGCCGGCGCCCGTGGGACCTCGCGACGGCGCTCGCGCAGCCCGCCCGCGTGCATCCGGGCGACACGGTGCTCCTCCTCGCCGGGGTTTACCGCGGCGAGTTCCGCGCCGCGCTGCGGGGCCGCCCCGGCGCTCCGGTCGTCGTTCGCGCCGCTCCCTCGGCGCGCGCGACGATCGACGGGACGCTCAAGATCTCGGGCCACGACGCCTGGTACCGGGATTTCGAGGTGACGAGCTCCGCCGCGCTCCGCGTGTCGCGGCAGGAAGGCCCGTATCCGACCGACGTGCCGCGCGGGATCCTCGAGACCGAGGAGACGGGGGCGACGGGTGCCGGGTTGAAGCTCATCGACCTCGTCGCTCACGATCTCGCCTCGGTCGCGCTCTGGAAGGAAGCGATCGATCTCGAGGTCTCCGGATGTCTCGTCTACTACAACGGATGGACGGCGCCCGACCGGGGCCACGGACACGGAATCTACGTGCAGAACGTCGTGGGGACGAAGCGGATCGTCGACAACGTCATCTTCGAGAACTTCGACAACGGAATCCAGGCCTACGGCAGCGCGAAGGCGGGGCTCGACAATCTCGACATCGAGGGAAACACGATCTTCGAGAACGGCACCCCCGTCGGCGACCCCGCCAACAACATCCTCGTCGGGGGAGGTCGCGTGGCGGCGAACACCCGGATCGTGGGGAATCTCCTCTGGTATTCGGGCGGTCGAGGCACGCAGATCAATCTCGGATACGACCCGTACGGGCGGGGAGTCGATCGCGCGGTCGTCCGCGACAACGTCGTCGTCAACGGCGAGGTGCGGATGAACCCGAAGAACGGCGTCGTCGATTTTTCGGGGAACACGGTGTTCGCGAGCCTCGCAAACCTCGACGCCGGTCGATTTCCCGGCAACCGATACGTCCGCCAGCCGATCGGCTCGGCGGTTTTCGTGCGGCCCGACCGCTACGAGAAGGGTCGTGCGATCGTGACGGTGTTCAACGCCGATCGGCGTCCCGCGGCTGTCGTCGATCTCTCCGCGGTACTCCGCGGCGGCGATCGCTTCGAAATCCGGAATGCCCAGGATTTCTACGGGACGCCGGTGGCCGCGGGCGTGTATCGCGGAGCCGGGGTGAACGTGCCGCTGCGGGCGTTTCCGCCGGCCCGCCCGGTGGGGTGGAAGACGCCGCCCGGGACGGGACCCGAGTTCAACGTCTTCGTGGTGACGAGCGCGACCACGGCCGCGGCGCATCAGCGAGCGGCTTCCGGGGCGGGTCGGTGA
- a CDS encoding right-handed parallel beta-helix repeat-containing protein yields the protein MKTLGLVLLTLAAAIAAGASDFYVSPNGSPDAPGDADHPWDLATALAQPASVRPGDTIWLRGGTYRGTYTANLNGTADAPIVVRQYPGERATIDGGDSGWKSIFTVAGSYAWYWGFEITSSDPNRVSRQTGSNPTDIGRGNVQTEQSSRTGDGLKFINLVIHDVQDVGLWKEATNVEFYGSLISDNGWTAPDRGHGHGLYVQNREGTKTIRDNVIFQNFCNGIQVYGTENSFLDDITIDGNTIFGNGEIVNSPADNITIGGGVVAHRPVVTDNFVYFSQWGNGNDIDLGYADLGRGTSDAVVTGNAFVNGVIKQNASNSGTVMTQNTIYSSIFGWNAAEFPQNSYLWSHPGISVAFVRPNAYEPGRATIIAYTGAGAPFVDADVSGVLAAGQSWEIRNARDFYGAPVASGTYDGKPIAVPMHGLTVAAPVGWAAPSPSEEFNVFVLLPLGSVSPSPSPSPSPSPAPPPAPAPTPAPTGPSPTTGPAPADRKGPA from the coding sequence ATGAAAACTCTCGGTCTCGTTCTGCTGACGCTCGCCGCCGCCATCGCGGCGGGCGCCTCGGACTTCTACGTCTCGCCGAACGGTTCGCCCGACGCCCCGGGCGACGCCGATCATCCGTGGGACCTCGCGACCGCGCTCGCGCAGCCGGCCTCCGTTCGCCCCGGAGACACGATCTGGCTTCGGGGCGGAACCTATCGCGGCACGTACACGGCGAATCTGAACGGCACCGCCGACGCCCCGATCGTCGTGCGCCAGTACCCCGGAGAACGCGCGACGATCGACGGCGGCGATTCCGGCTGGAAATCGATCTTCACGGTCGCGGGCTCGTACGCCTGGTACTGGGGCTTCGAGATCACGAGCTCCGATCCGAACCGGGTCTCGCGGCAGACCGGCTCGAACCCGACCGACATCGGACGCGGAAACGTCCAGACCGAGCAGTCCTCCCGCACCGGCGACGGGCTGAAGTTCATCAATCTCGTCATCCACGACGTCCAGGACGTCGGCCTCTGGAAGGAGGCGACGAACGTCGAGTTCTACGGCTCGCTCATCTCCGACAACGGCTGGACGGCGCCCGACCGCGGCCACGGCCACGGTCTCTACGTGCAGAACCGCGAAGGGACCAAGACGATCCGCGACAACGTGATCTTCCAGAACTTCTGCAACGGCATCCAGGTCTACGGCACCGAGAACTCCTTCCTCGACGACATCACGATCGACGGCAACACCATCTTCGGCAACGGCGAGATCGTGAATTCGCCCGCCGACAACATCACGATCGGCGGCGGCGTCGTCGCGCACCGGCCGGTCGTGACCGACAATTTCGTGTATTTCTCCCAGTGGGGCAACGGCAACGACATCGACCTCGGATACGCGGACCTGGGACGGGGCACGTCCGACGCCGTCGTCACCGGGAACGCTTTCGTCAACGGGGTGATCAAGCAGAACGCCTCCAATTCCGGCACCGTCATGACGCAGAACACGATCTACTCGTCGATCTTCGGATGGAACGCCGCCGAGTTTCCGCAGAACTCCTATCTCTGGTCGCATCCCGGCATCAGCGTCGCGTTCGTCCGGCCGAACGCCTACGAGCCGGGGCGCGCGACGATCATCGCGTATACCGGCGCCGGCGCGCCGTTCGTCGACGCGGACGTCTCCGGAGTCCTGGCGGCGGGACAGAGCTGGGAAATCCGGAACGCGCGCGATTTCTACGGCGCGCCCGTCGCCTCGGGAACCTACGACGGGAAGCCGATCGCGGTCCCGATGCACGGGCTGACGGTCGCCGCGCCCGTCGGTTGGGCCGCTCCTTCCCCGTCGGAGGAGTTCAACGTGTTCGTCCTCCTCCCCCTCGGCTCCGTTTCCCCGTCGCCGTCCCCGTCGCCTTCGCCGTCGCCGGCTCCCCCTCCGGCTCCCGCTCCGACGCCTGCACCCACGGGGCCGTCTCCGACCACCGGCCCGGCTCCCGCGGACCGGAAGGGACCGGCCTAG
- a CDS encoding ROK family protein — protein MKRCWVGVDLGGTKILAGVFSPRGRWLGRCKRATPFASPGKALIAAIGEAIEGAIAHAGVTQKAVGGIGLGCPGPLDPERGVILRTPHLAARRVVLGPAIAGRFGKPVVLENDVHMAMRGEWRMGAGRGFRNLVGLWIGTGVGGCVISEGRVVTGVNRNAGELGHMIVDASRARPGSDAGSLEWEASKSGIVRWLRRQIRGGRRSVLRSRAFGPARLHSRDLGDAYRAGDRLAVEAVERSARHAGIAIANLFDALAPEVFVLGGGIVQDVGGSYVRLAREAAIAHAFSTELARPRVVASILHEAAGPLGAALAAMEAARRASR, from the coding sequence GTGAAGCGCTGCTGGGTCGGGGTCGATCTCGGGGGAACCAAGATCCTCGCCGGCGTGTTCTCGCCGCGCGGACGGTGGCTCGGCCGATGCAAGCGGGCGACGCCCTTCGCCTCCCCGGGGAAGGCGCTGATCGCCGCGATCGGGGAAGCGATCGAAGGCGCCATCGCCCACGCCGGCGTCACCCAAAAGGCCGTCGGAGGGATAGGTCTCGGATGTCCCGGGCCTCTCGACCCGGAGCGCGGCGTGATCCTCCGGACGCCTCATCTCGCGGCGCGCCGCGTCGTCCTCGGGCCGGCGATCGCCGGACGCTTCGGCAAGCCCGTCGTCCTCGAAAACGACGTTCACATGGCGATGCGCGGCGAGTGGCGGATGGGCGCCGGACGAGGGTTCCGGAACCTCGTCGGCCTCTGGATCGGGACGGGGGTCGGCGGCTGCGTGATCTCGGAAGGCCGCGTCGTGACCGGGGTCAACCGGAACGCCGGCGAGCTGGGTCACATGATCGTCGACGCGTCCCGAGCCCGCCCGGGAAGCGACGCGGGCTCGCTCGAATGGGAGGCGTCGAAATCGGGGATCGTCCGCTGGCTCCGCCGGCAGATCCGCGGCGGCCGGCGCTCGGTCCTCCGAAGCCGCGCGTTCGGTCCGGCGCGCCTCCACAGCCGCGACCTCGGGGACGCGTACCGCGCGGGAGACCGGCTCGCCGTCGAGGCCGTCGAGCGATCGGCGCGGCACGCCGGGATCGCGATCGCGAATCTCTTCGACGCGCTCGCCCCGGAGGTCTTCGTCCTCGGCGGCGGGATCGTCCAGGACGTCGGGGGAAGCTACGTCCGGCTCGCGCGCGAAGCCGCGATCGCGCACGCGTTCTCGACCGAGCTCGCGCGCCCGCGGGTCGTCGCGTCGATCCTGCACGAAGCGGCGGGGCCGCTCGGCGCCGCGCTCGCGGCGATGGAAGCGGCGCGAAGAGCCTCCCGATAG
- a CDS encoding BON domain-containing protein: MRKLLLLPLLALVSGCARTDSRISDHVKSRISREPGISSQAISADTRDGIVTLSGTVESPEQKEQALRTARETAGVRSVIDEIHVTSAAGPGEVSANAPSSLTGAMPPGGRSPAAAPPTKSGTDTPPPP; the protein is encoded by the coding sequence GTGAGAAAACTTCTCCTTCTCCCGCTCCTGGCACTCGTCTCCGGCTGCGCGCGAACCGACTCGCGGATCTCCGACCACGTCAAGAGCCGGATCTCCCGCGAGCCCGGAATCTCGTCGCAGGCGATCTCGGCGGACACCCGAGACGGCATCGTCACGCTTTCCGGAACGGTCGAATCTCCCGAGCAGAAGGAACAGGCTCTTCGGACGGCCCGGGAAACGGCCGGCGTCCGCTCGGTCATCGACGAGATCCACGTGACCTCGGCCGCGGGACCCGGAGAGGTCAGCGCGAACGCCCCGAGCTCGCTCACCGGAGCGATGCCGCCGGGTGGGAGGAGCCCCGCCGCGGCTCCGCCGACGAAATCGGGGACCGACACTCCCCCGCCGCCATAG
- a CDS encoding DUF3617 family protein: MTASVLLLAASLAAKGNSRFPAASGRWEFTTTFAMGGLPVAPPPRTVERCLEGRDDPAALLAEIGAPPGDCRTDGWAAEGRAVRWTAACEGRYRGPGTGRLAFDGEHGEGEFTIEIEDGRGTKHPVRYRIEAARRGACSP, encoded by the coding sequence ATGACAGCCTCGGTCCTTCTCCTCGCCGCCAGTCTCGCCGCGAAGGGGAATTCGCGATTTCCGGCGGCCTCCGGCCGCTGGGAGTTCACGACCACCTTCGCGATGGGAGGGCTCCCGGTCGCGCCTCCGCCGCGCACGGTCGAACGCTGCCTCGAGGGGCGGGACGATCCCGCGGCTCTCCTCGCCGAAATCGGCGCTCCCCCCGGCGACTGCCGGACCGACGGGTGGGCGGCCGAGGGGCGCGCGGTCCGCTGGACCGCGGCGTGCGAAGGACGTTACCGGGGACCCGGCACCGGCCGGCTCGCCTTCGACGGCGAACACGGCGAAGGGGAATTCACGATCGAGATCGAGGATGGCCGCGGAACGAAACATCCGGTGCGCTACCGGATCGAGGCGGCGAGGCGCGGAGCGTGCTCGCCGTGA